In Colwellia sp. PAMC 20917, a single genomic region encodes these proteins:
- a CDS encoding DUF4381 domain-containing protein, which translates to MEALKQPSEQLAQLKDIHLPEQVHNYPFAYGWWILLASILIALVFVIVKWQRSRKLSHAKKLALSKLQSTDNNDEIITLLKWAAFQYFPRKEIASLHGEQLKDFFKNTLAIKHQERFLTLSEQQFSHKYQLTKNSGSETLKEAAHLWLSQALPPQLQKQNSVTKHEKQS; encoded by the coding sequence ATGGAAGCGTTGAAACAACCGTCTGAGCAATTAGCTCAATTAAAAGATATTCACTTACCAGAGCAGGTTCATAATTACCCATTCGCTTATGGCTGGTGGATCTTACTTGCGTCTATATTAATAGCGCTCGTTTTCGTTATTGTAAAATGGCAAAGAAGCCGAAAATTATCTCATGCTAAAAAATTAGCATTATCAAAACTTCAAAGCACCGATAATAATGACGAAATAATCACTTTATTAAAATGGGCTGCATTTCAGTACTTTCCACGAAAGGAAATTGCCTCGTTACATGGAGAGCAATTAAAAGATTTTTTCAAAAACACCTTAGCAATTAAGCATCAAGAAAGATTTTTAACCTTATCTGAACAGCAATTTAGTCATAAATATCAACTCACTAAAAACTCAGGAAGTGAAACGTTGAAGGAAGCCGCTCATCTTTGGCTCAGTCAAGCGCTTCCACCGCAGTTACAAAAGCAAAATTCGGTAACAAAACATGAGAAACAATCATGA
- a CDS encoding vWA domain-containing protein — protein MINLLLPWVLLALPIPLLMYLLPAKNQNQAAALKMPILIQNTSSQGFSAKTKKSPRILFLLIWSLIVLSASQPQWLGEAVNVPTEGREMMIAVDLSGSMQVEDMQINGSTVNRLDMLKVLLGEFIERRTGDRLGLILFGDDAYMQTPMTFDRKTVQQMLDEAVLGLVGKQTAIGDAIALAVKRFDAKKQSNRVLLLLTDGQNTAGKITPEQALELAVAKNITIYSVGIGADVMIQDSIFGKRRINPSSELDEESLQQLASETGGYYFRARDSKDMSEIYQLLDALEPIEQDQQQMRPLTALFYWPLSIALLLSFFYLVWVNLPTITLKGANN, from the coding sequence ATGATTAATCTACTACTACCTTGGGTATTGTTAGCGCTGCCAATACCCTTATTAATGTATCTATTGCCAGCAAAGAATCAAAACCAAGCGGCAGCATTAAAGATGCCTATATTAATTCAAAATACCTCTAGTCAAGGTTTTTCAGCTAAAACTAAAAAGTCGCCACGTATTTTGTTTTTACTGATTTGGAGCTTAATTGTTCTATCTGCCAGTCAGCCGCAATGGCTCGGTGAAGCAGTAAATGTACCCACCGAAGGGCGCGAAATGATGATAGCTGTAGATCTGTCTGGCAGTATGCAAGTTGAAGACATGCAAATAAATGGCAGCACCGTTAACCGCCTAGATATGTTAAAAGTATTATTAGGCGAGTTCATTGAACGTCGCACCGGTGATCGTTTAGGTCTTATTCTCTTTGGTGATGATGCCTATATGCAAACACCAATGACCTTTGATAGAAAAACAGTGCAGCAGATGCTTGATGAAGCCGTATTAGGTTTAGTCGGTAAACAAACCGCAATTGGAGATGCTATTGCCTTGGCAGTAAAACGCTTTGATGCAAAAAAACAATCAAATCGTGTGTTATTACTGTTAACCGATGGTCAAAATACGGCGGGTAAAATAACCCCAGAACAAGCATTAGAACTCGCAGTTGCAAAAAACATTACCATTTATTCAGTAGGCATTGGCGCTGATGTAATGATTCAAGATTCAATTTTTGGCAAACGTCGCATTAACCCATCTAGCGAATTAGATGAAGAGTCATTGCAACAATTGGCTAGCGAAACGGGTGGTTATTATTTTCGTGCCCGTGACAGTAAAGATATGAGTGAGATATATCAATTACTCGATGCGCTAGAACCGATAGAGCAAGACCAACAACAAATGCGTCCACTTACAGCATTATTTTATTGGCCATTATCTATAGCATTATTATTATCATTTTTTTATCTAGTTTGGGTGAACCTACCCACTATCACATTAAAAGGAGCGAATAATTAA